A window from Solanum stenotomum isolate F172 chromosome 5, ASM1918654v1, whole genome shotgun sequence encodes these proteins:
- the LOC125865687 gene encoding uncharacterized protein LOC125865687: MTSTVPAKSSNPLHNFDLPYLKWKKNQHSNNHQRRRSNKLSSDSSSPSRHHSPQRQSQSHSPMRESMAARQSPMREPIPGFRQSPMRESSSPMRDLVVANHRSPMRDSVVASRRSPMSDSVVASRRSPMHDSVAAASRRSPKSEFVAAARQSPTSESITAFRQFSMRDSVPPRQSPMRESVLPRQSPMHCESVPESDKDRSVVEYRRHSRISAPESTKKGICEKSDKKHKVVEVDAAGNKEGRSKILLKIPRKNKAEEVHEEQKGDESQEVTADEEAAEDTAPKTWNLRPRKAVQKSLNVNGGPFRASGSLIQENKSQSPHINVNKPENNESNPPKKEKRPRLSIALSREEIDEDIYAMTGSKATRKPKKRVKTVQKQLDTLFPGLWLASITPDLYKVCENVPKG; encoded by the exons ATGACTTCTACAGTTCCAGCAAAGTCTAGTAACCCACTTCACAACTTTGATTTACCATACTTGAAATGGAAGAAGAATCAGCACTCAAACAATCACCAGCGCCGCCGATCAAATAAGCTTTCTTCAGATTCATCTTCCCCGTCGCGCCATCATTCGCCGCAGCGTCAATCACAATCTCACTCTCCAATGCGTGAATCCATGGCGGCGCGTCAGTCTCCCATGCGAGAGCCTATTCCGGGGTTTCGTCAGTCTCCCATGCGCGAATCATCCTCTCCGATGCGTGATTTGGTTGTGGCGAATCACCGGTCTCCGATGCGTGATTCTGTTGTGGCGTCTCGCCGGTCTCCGATGAGTGATTCCGTTGTGGCATCTCGCCGGTCTCCGATGCATGATTCTGTTGCGGCGGCATCCCGACGGTCTCCGAAGTCTGAATTTGTTGCTGCGGCTCGCCAGTCTCCGACGTCTGAATCCATTACGGCGTTTCGCCAGTTTTCCATGCGTGATTCCGTGCCTCCACGTCAGTCTCCGATGAGGGAGTCTGTGCTGCCGCGTCAGTCTCCAATGCACTGTGAATCTGTTCCTGAATCGGACAAGGACAGAAGTGTTGTTGAGTATCGTAGGCATTCACGAATTTCAGCACCTGAAAGTACGAAGAAAGGGATCTGTGAGAAATCAGATAAGAAGCATAAAGTAGTAGAGGTGGATGCGGCTGGGAATAAAGAAGGTAGATCGAAAATCTTGCTCAAAATCCCTCGGAAAAACAAGGCCGAGGAAGTCCATGAAGAGCAAAAGGGTGATGAATCTCAAGAGGTTACTGCAGACGAGGAAGCTGCTGAAGATACAGCACCAAAGACGTGGAATCTGAGACCCAGAAAGGCTGTACAAAAATCATTGAATGTGAATGGAGGTCCATTTCGAGCCAGTGGATCGCTGATACAGGAGAACAAATCTCAATCGCCTCACATAAATGTGAACAAGCCAGAAAATAATGAATCCAACCCTccgaaaaaggaaaaaaggccTAGGCTTTCGATAGCCCTCTCCAGAGAAGAGATTGATGAAGATATATATGCTATGACTGGATCAAAGGCTACAAGAAAACCTAAGAAGAGAGTAAAGACTGTTCAGAAACAACTTGAT ACGCTCTTCCCTGGTTTATGGCTAGCTTCAATAACTCCTGATTTGTATAAAGTTTGTGAAAATGTTCCAAAG GGTTAA